In the genome of Daucus carota subsp. sativus chromosome 9, DH1 v3.0, whole genome shotgun sequence, the window aatattataacatagataaaaaattattttagcgactttaccgtcaaacataatactaatagaaaaatttattattatttggataaaaattagtttgggccgcctcccgtgcccgtcaaacgaaatactaatcaagaaccatttacattatcataaaatcaatatatgatacctattttttatatattattttatttgttaattatttttattttttgattcctatttattagttaaaaattattattcttttataaaaattattttagcgactttcccgtcaaacataatactaatagaaaatttattattatttagataaaaattagtttgggccgcctctcgtgctcgtcaaacacaatactaatcaagacccatttacattatcataaaattaatatatgattcctattttttatatgttattttatttgttaattatttttattttttgatgcctatttattagttaaaaattattattcttttatggttctaatttttgttgctatcagtgtttttaatgattattatctttacaatcctttattttctattcgaaatttaagaaaattataagactaaatcgataataaaaattgtacgtattaccttacaaatcttaaatataaattgtattttatctataattttgttagtttgaataaatataatcatatttctattaggattactaaataggaaaagaattgtctcatctttagaattcaataagaaaaactaaataaaaaaagaattgtatcatatttagaattcgataagaaaagagttgtattacttttagaattcttgaacctgattttttgaattataactatattttttatcctTCGCggcttttataaatttagataaaatattgttttagctactttcccgtcaaacataatactaataaaaacatattattatttaggtaaaaattaatttgggccgtcctccgcttaaacacaatactaataaataatcttttttataaattttgatacgaaataatattataattccataagagttattttcagtcgtgttcccgttaaacatatcttcaatatattatatattatcgaaaataagaattgcatatattactttacataacttaaatataaattgtattttatctattattattagtttgaataaatataatcctatttcttttaggattactaaataagaaaagaattgtatcatcgttagaattctataagaaatactattgtatcatctttagaatttaataagaagtaccaaataagaaaagaactgtatcatctttagaattaaataagaaaagaattgtattacttttagaattcttggacctgattttttgaattataattatattttctctccgaaattcaagaaaaattagaagactgaatcgaacaattctggagacgcgcatcctcctttatatatatatattgattgttaTGAATCTTAATTCTTACATGCTCACCTAATCTTGCTCTTGCTCAATCAGAGCTCACAGATGCAAGCCCTTAATAACATGAGGTGCATGAAACAATATAGGAAGTTAGAAACATTGTTCAAGTATACAAAAATAGAACAAACCTTAAATTTGAATAGTTGGACGCAAAGCTCGTACCATAAAGAGATGTTGAATAGAACAAATTGGAGTCAAATGTTCCCAAAATGGATTACTCCATCTGTAATCTTTCAGACCATAACTGGACCATTTGTTCTAAGCCTCAAGTTTCCTAAATGTTGTATTAACCCTCTTTCTTGTCATGCTTCTCTCTCCTTTTTTCACACTATATATATGTGCATCCATGCAATTGTACATTTACCCAGAGCCCTGCAGGGGTATCAAGCTAATAAAGATATCCCTTGTAAGCTCTGTGAAAAAAACTCATTCTGGGGGCAGAGTTTTTTTCCTTATCATACATGgtacaatttaaaaaaaattgaaaaaaaataaatttataatgggATTGTCAAAAAAGGCGACTGTTATAGGGCTATCTGCGGTAGTTCTGGTTGGGGTGGTGGTGGCGGTGGCTGTTATTGAGTACAAACACAGCGCTCATCATGGCAGTGCTAGCGGCAGCACGGCCACGAATGATGTGTCTACTTCTAAGAAAGCCATAATGACCATTTGCCAGCCAACTGATTATAAGGATGCATGCATCAAGAGCCTTTCCTCGTCCAACTCGACTGATCCGAAAGAACTTATCATGACTGGCTTCAAGGCAGCCATGAGTGACATTGCAGATGTTATTGGCAAGTCCAAGACTCTTCAAGATGCTGCAAAGGACTCGCGAACCAAACGAGCATATGAATTGTGTAGCGAATTGTTGAAAACATCTGCGGATGATCTTGGGAGATCAGTGCAAAAGCTTGCTAAATTTGAAGCTACTAAGATGGACGGGTATGTTGCGGATCTTAAGACATGGTTGAGTGGTGCTATTGATTATCAAGAGGCGTGCATTGATGCTTTTGAGAACACAACTGGTGATGCAGGGGAGAAAATGAAGAGTTTGTTGAAAACCTCCTCTGAAGTAACCAGCAATGGCCTTGCCATGGTTAATGAGCTCACCTCTATGCTTTCCTCCTTGCATATCCCGAATGTGCAAAGAAGGCTTCTTGTCAAGAAAGACCGTTCAGAGGTGGATCCTGATTACGTGTGGCTGAGATCTATTAATAAACGCAGACTATTTTATGATGATTATGGTCCTAGACTAGAACAACCTCCAAGTGAGGACACTGGAGCACGAAAACTCCTTAGCACGGATAGTCTTCCAGAGTGGATGAATGCACACCAAAGAAGACTACTTGCAGCTAAAGTAAAACCAAATGTTGTAGTTGCTCTAGATGGCTCTGGCCAGTTCAAGAGTATCAATGAGGCCCTCAAGAAAGTCCCAGCTAAGAATGTCGTCCCCTTTGTTATCCTTGTCAAGGCTGGTGTTTACCGTGAGTATGTTGATGTTCCGAGGCGTGTAGACAATGTCGTCATGATTGGTGAAGGCGCAAGCAAAACCAAGATCACCGGGAACAAGAACTTCATTGATGGAGTCGGTACCTTCAAAACAGCAACATTTGGTACGTGTTTGTCTAACACTTTAGAccccaatttaaaaaaaaaaaaatgtagacTAATTGTTAAATGACCAATTCTCCCAAAACCTGAAGGTGTTGGGAggaggatcatattatattttaacattcccCCTCAATCGAATGAGCCTGagttctgataccatgttaagtgaccaattctccaaAACctcaattatattatattctaacactaATGCAACAGGCTAATAACCTTTTGTTCATGTTTCTACAGCTGTGAATGGTGATGGTTTCATGGCCAAAGACATTAGCTTCGAGAACTCAGCAGGAGCTGCCAAACATCAAGCCGTGGCTCTACGTGTGTCTGGTGACAGGGCTATCTTCTACCGATGCCAAATGGATGGTTACCAAGATACCCTTTACACCCACACCTACCGCCAATTCTACCGTGACTGCACAATCACAGGCACCATCGACTTCATCTTTGGTGACGCTGCTGCAGTCTTCCAAAACTGCAAAATGATTGTGCGGAAGCCACTGGATAACCAAGGGTGCATGGTCACAGCACAAGGTAGGAAAGACCATCGATCAACCGGTGGCCTTATCCTTCAGAACTGCTCCATCACTGCAGAGCCAGCATTCTTGGCCGCTCAGCCTCCAATCAAGGCCTACTTGGGGCGCCCCTGGAAGGAATTCTCAAGGACAATAATAATGCAATCATATATCGATAAAAACATCGTCCCCGAGGGATGGTCTCCATGGACAGGTACCTTTGGTATGGACACTTGCTACTATGTTGAGTATCAGAACAGAGGACCCGGATCCGACACCTCGAAAAGAGTGTCGTGGAAAGGTATCCAGAAGACTGTTTCTCAGCAAGATATTCTTGAGTTCACTGCTGGAAGGTTCTTCCTAGGTGATGCATGGATCCCAGTCGCCGGCATCCCATATGACTCCGGAATGACACGTCTTTAAACTCAGAATTTACTTTTTGTTGTTCCCTAGTCACATTAATTATGTACCATGTATGATATGATGCCTTTGTGCAGAGcttaatatctatcaaataaACAGGGCTGAATGCAGAATTTCTCACTACCATGCACTCTGGGGCGCGCGCACACTGATAAAAGCTTAAATGAGAATATAATCACTTAAttcataacaattacaacttaACTATTATCCTCAAAAATTTGTAATTGTATCGATATACCAAAAACTTGGATTTGGTTAGCCATTAAGGTAAATAAGTTGGTCAAGTCAAGTAGACTTAAACACAAAGTTATTAATAATTGTAAGATCATCTTAAATGAGGGATGCTCACAAAAATCTTAAATCTGGATTATTCGGTATTTTGATCCATATCCgattaaaaaatttcagaaattcGGATATCAAATGAGAATAAATGGAGCGGATATCCGATCCATCCCTATCTTAAACACtgtaaaacctaaaattgaaggAAAAGTAtcatatataacaatatatactatataaaaagttccattaaaattattattaataaattatttttataaacaatatattaataatttttaattttgtaaaaataatattaagagTCTTGATTCTAAATCTAGTCAATTTCAGTGTTTTTTGCATATTCACCAATGATCTGGATCTTTAGAAGCATGTATAATATAACACGTCTAAACATCACAGACTACTACTGACCATACTTCaaataagttgattccaattcttACATGCAGTTAGTTAACGCTCAACTCCAATATTTAAAAGAGTTGATTCTAATAGTTATATGTATCTAGTTAACGCCGAATTTCAATTCCTACATAAATCCGTTAATGCTTCTTGTTTAAGTTTTATTTAAGCAACTCCAAGACATTAGACCTCGTACGTAAAACTACTTATGTGACACCTACATGGCATCTATATCTATGTGGCACATTTTAGATAATAGGTAAAAATTCAACACTCCAACCCCTGGACTACATACTCACCCCTATCTTAAACAGTGTAAAAcctaaaaatgaagaaaaagtATCGTATATAACAATATATACTATATGAAAAGTTCGTAACAAACATTCTCTTTAACTAAATTCTTTTTACCCAACTTATTAATATTGGCTATATATGCCGAATATGTACTGAAATCAAAAATCATTGTTAATgtgttaatataatataatataatatcatataatataatatatttacaacaacattttttaatttatgtgtttgagtaattttttaacatttacaatttattaggtataaattttatcaatataataataaaatattgtatattattttttaccaattgttaattatatattgcaGATTTTAAACAGATAACTAAGCACATGAAATAAATACTATGTTTAGTCACGCATGAGAGGAAATGACAACAATACGATTACACAATCGATATATAATTACTTTGGTTATTTTTGGTGTgagttatattaaatttaagcaAAGACAAATATTTTAAGTAACTGAAAATAGATTAAGAAAAGATTTATtatcttcaaaatttttaatctgattaTTTATTAATCATTCAGATGACTTGAATTTCTTTCATTAGCacgaattttattaataaaatcacttatttaaaaatcaaaactttattcTTCATTTCACTTATAATAAACACTTGTATATAGAATTACAATACATGGTCATTaatcatttcaaaaaaatttcgtATTACGACTATTTATAATCTCAGGTATACTAATCTTCAATTTGGTATCGTCATAATTTGATCcgaaatatttttatcaatatttttgattttttttgtttgcaattgggttaataatcaagtgagtcaccaAAGTGAACTCAATGTATCAacttggtcactgaactcaaaaccgtctcaaattggtcacttaagtcAGTTACATGTATCTTTAAATACGAGTTCAAAgaataaaagtattatttacatagatttacacattattcttgaatgttaccacaacttaggacaaggttatgacttctagcatttatgaaaatatatttagattttatcaagtttatttgttatttatttttaattaaaacaaaggaattaactatataataaaagataaataacaaataaacttaataaaatctaaatatattatcataaatagtagaagtcataaccttgtaCTAAGTTGtcgtaacatttaaaaataatgtgtaaatctatgtaaataatacttttattcCTTGAATTCGTATTTAAAGATACATGTAACTgacttaagtgaccaatttgagatggttttgagttcagtgaccaacttgatacattgagTCCACTTtggtgactcacttgattattaacccgtTTGCAATTTGATCCTAACTCTGTCTGTAATTTGATCTGGTATTGggatacaaatatttttaattttgtgtcgTTAATTTTTCATCATCCTAAATATTCAAGTCATCGTTCTTATCATATGAAAGCCGTTGTAAAAGAAAACTGATTTAAAAatcgaaatataaatatttgtcaaTTGCCACCACCCGCATCGACCACTTTCTTCAATTCCTCATCAGCAATGAGAAATCAAAATAACAGAGAACGAAGATATAATATCAGATATAATATCCTATCAAAACTATCCATAAACGCTTTCTGTAATTCTGTTTATCACTAGTAGCAGACGACGAAATAATATCCCATCAAAACTATCGACACACGCTTTTTGTAATTCTGTTTATCACTGACAACTTTCTTTGAGTCTCGTTGAAAAATTTATATGCTGAAACATCAGACAACAAAAATACGATATCCGATCAGATACATAAACATCAAACTCAATTGATCCATCTCCTTCATACTTCCTACAAAATTACTTCGTTTTCCtacttcaaaaataaaaaaactatcCTCATACAAAAAATCCAAAATCATCAGATAGAACTTGACCAACAGCTAGTCCATCGTAATTAGTGTGGCTCTTAAAAATTTTTGGGCCATGAAGTACGGTAGGCACACACTCACACTCACATTCACAGCCCAAAAGTTCTGGCACAGTATCAAAGcgggaaaatcatcataaaaAATTGAAGCGCTCTTTCTAATCTCAAATACAGTATCCGCAAAGGCGTATCTGCATAGGCGTTTTATCTATAAGAATTTCACTCATATCTAGGGTTTTCAAACGGCGCTTGTTCTTGAGTCTCAAACAAAAAAACCCCAAGTTTCACAtgaaaaattgacaggaaaTGAGCCAAAACAAAGAA includes:
- the LOC108202056 gene encoding pectinesterase → MGLSKKATVIGLSAVVLVGVVVAVAVIEYKHSAHHGSASGSTATNDVSTSKKAIMTICQPTDYKDACIKSLSSSNSTDPKELIMTGFKAAMSDIADVIGKSKTLQDAAKDSRTKRAYELCSELLKTSADDLGRSVQKLAKFEATKMDGYVADLKTWLSGAIDYQEACIDAFENTTGDAGEKMKSLLKTSSEVTSNGLAMVNELTSMLSSLHIPNVQRRLLVKKDRSEVDPDYVWLRSINKRRLFYDDYGPRLEQPPSEDTGARKLLSTDSLPEWMNAHQRRLLAAKVKPNVVVALDGSGQFKSINEALKKVPAKNVVPFVILVKAGVYREYVDVPRRVDNVVMIGEGASKTKITGNKNFIDGVGTFKTATFAVNGDGFMAKDISFENSAGAAKHQAVALRVSGDRAIFYRCQMDGYQDTLYTHTYRQFYRDCTITGTIDFIFGDAAAVFQNCKMIVRKPLDNQGCMVTAQGRKDHRSTGGLILQNCSITAEPAFLAAQPPIKAYLGRPWKEFSRTIIMQSYIDKNIVPEGWSPWTGTFGMDTCYYVEYQNRGPGSDTSKRVSWKGIQKTVSQQDILEFTAGRFFLGDAWIPVAGIPYDSGMTRL